A region of Panicum virgatum strain AP13 chromosome 8N, P.virgatum_v5, whole genome shotgun sequence DNA encodes the following proteins:
- the LOC120685455 gene encoding very-long-chain aldehyde decarbonylase GL1-11-like isoform X1, producing MAAALESAWQVLTANFSEFQLATVFTFLIHETAFFLSGLPSLLFERFGLFAKYKIQKKSNTSAYQNRCVLRLILYHVCVNLPVIIFSYPAFKFMGLRSSLPLPHWTVVVSQVAFYFVLEDFVFYWGHRALHTKWLYKHVHSVHHEYATPFGLTSEYAHPAEILFLGFATVVGPALTGPHLVTLWLWVVLRVLETVEAHSGYHFPWSPSNFLPLYGGSDFHDYHHRVLYTKSGNYASTFVYMDWLFGTDKDYRKVKAMEEKEGNKDM from the exons ATGGCGGCGGCCCTCGAGTCTGCCTGGCAG GTCCTGACCGCCAACTTCTCCGAGTTCCAGCTCGCCACCGTCTTCACCTTCCTGATCCACGAGACCGCCTTCTTCCTCTccggcctcccctccctcctcttcgAGCGCTTCGGACTCTTCGCCAAGTACAAGATTCAG AAGAAGAGCAACACCTCTGCTTATCAAAACAGATGTGTCCTGCGTCTCATACTCTACCATGTCTGTGTGAACTTGCCTGTCATCATTTTCTCCTACCCTGCCTTCAAATTCATGGGCCTTAGGAGCTCTCTTCCTCTGCCACACTG GACGGTTGTTGTATCTCAAGTTGCATTCTACTTTGTACTGGAGGATTTTGTATTCTACTGGGGGCACCGGGCACTGCACACCAAATGGCTATACAAGCATGTCCACAGCGTCCACCACGA ATATGCTACACCCTTTGGGTTAACTTCTGAATACGCCCACCCTGCTGAGATTTTGTTCCTGGGATTCGCCACAGTTGTTGGTCCTGCTCTTACTGGCCCTCATTTGGTGACCCTGTGGCTTTGGGTGGTGTTGAGGGTATTGGAGACAGTTGAAGCTCACAGCGGCTACCACTTCCCATGGAGCCCCTCAAATTTCCTGCCACTGTATGGAGG CTCGGACTTCCATGACTACCATCACCGTGTGCTCTACACCAAGTCAGGGAACTATGCCTCGACTTTTGTGTACATGGACTG GTTGTTTGGGACGGACAAGGATTACCGCAAGGTGaaggccatggaggagaaggAAGGGAACAAGGATATGTag
- the LOC120685455 gene encoding very-long-chain aldehyde decarbonylase GL1-11-like isoform X2, which translates to MAAALESAWQVLTANFSEFQLATVFTFLIHETAFFLSGLPSLLFERFGLFAKYKIQKKSNTSAYQNRCVLRLILYHVCVNLPVIIFSYPAFKFMGLRSSLPLPHWTVVVSQVAFYFVLEDFVFYWGHRALHTKWLYKHVHSVHHEYATPFGLTSEYAHPAEILFLGFATVVGPALTGPHLVTLWLWVVLRVLETVEAHSGYHFPWSPSNFLPLYGGLFGTDKDYRKVKAMEEKEGNKDM; encoded by the exons ATGGCGGCGGCCCTCGAGTCTGCCTGGCAG GTCCTGACCGCCAACTTCTCCGAGTTCCAGCTCGCCACCGTCTTCACCTTCCTGATCCACGAGACCGCCTTCTTCCTCTccggcctcccctccctcctcttcgAGCGCTTCGGACTCTTCGCCAAGTACAAGATTCAG AAGAAGAGCAACACCTCTGCTTATCAAAACAGATGTGTCCTGCGTCTCATACTCTACCATGTCTGTGTGAACTTGCCTGTCATCATTTTCTCCTACCCTGCCTTCAAATTCATGGGCCTTAGGAGCTCTCTTCCTCTGCCACACTG GACGGTTGTTGTATCTCAAGTTGCATTCTACTTTGTACTGGAGGATTTTGTATTCTACTGGGGGCACCGGGCACTGCACACCAAATGGCTATACAAGCATGTCCACAGCGTCCACCACGA ATATGCTACACCCTTTGGGTTAACTTCTGAATACGCCCACCCTGCTGAGATTTTGTTCCTGGGATTCGCCACAGTTGTTGGTCCTGCTCTTACTGGCCCTCATTTGGTGACCCTGTGGCTTTGGGTGGTGTTGAGGGTATTGGAGACAGTTGAAGCTCACAGCGGCTACCACTTCCCATGGAGCCCCTCAAATTTCCTGCCACTGTATGGAGG GTTGTTTGGGACGGACAAGGATTACCGCAAGGTGaaggccatggaggagaaggAAGGGAACAAGGATATGTag